A single Lolium perenne isolate Kyuss_39 chromosome 6, Kyuss_2.0, whole genome shotgun sequence DNA region contains:
- the LOC127306528 gene encoding dual specificity protein kinase YAK1 homolog isoform X3 — protein sequence MEESGRGKEAAAAAPWAPSRSTAFRPYSYAATGGDWAEAPSARGNGVAARSSNLRAVRKRPLVTRLTRDIIQTFQKCNPGFNYSDLLNPKRFLTNPSVAAHNDGLDNANSDLIMYVNLELVDKKSDRRYVVQEMLGQGTFGQVAKCWDAETNSYVAVKVIKNQPAFYQQAIMEVSLLSMLNERFDPDDQHHIVRMLDFFPWKNHLCIAFEMLGHNLYELLKKNSLRGLQLKYVRTFSRQILDALVVMKGAGIIHCDLKPENILITPNVKSAAGVKVIDFGSACMEGKTIYSYIQSRYYRSPEVLLGYPYTTAIDMWSFGCIVAELYIGLPLFPGASEYDVLSRMIEIIGGQPPDDLLREAKNTRKFFKHVGSIYPGNGAHGSLGSAYRILTEDEVEARDSKKPKVGKWYFPRGRLERLIFAYPWKNLNEGDLPEAEKADCLALVDFLRGLVEFDPNKRWSPLQASYHPFITGEAFTGPYEPFRETPVIPVGRAAAVDHNPGGGHWLAAGLSPQVVGSINRSLPFNNVFPPKIPLSYGSSYGSLGSHGSFNDNVGLASSYGSYDTHNVNMYNSPLGPSGFNLQSQAGGTFLGFSPDIRRRHHLSHGGGIRSSPGGPGPMSLGASPSQFTPPNSQMHIPTSATAKYATSPARGSHGSSIGKAAVAGQYNRRRNLGHPPMSMPPHEYTSQPIQGHHGNGASSAFARGYSSHSYGALPNSGHYNWRPQVGTSTGVSTNSSSSHGYVQPSNYNDFRPLHSSTMPADTLASTSSVPDPADWDPNYSDESLLQEDNSLSAELGSLHLRDASGQTIGSSRLLDIQSHEIASSNPSSMNHSGRPFHAPSLRESGHSTGHMTYDSYNHANYSQPSFPGRHGQPFQRYNHINSTSIRPMGNLQNGRSVWSNYSMAESPPPIVEGMPWGERAGHSFGTSGLPPPFGRKDLGRIF from the exons ATGGAGGAGTCTGGGAGggggaaggaggcggcggcggcggcgccgtggGCGCCGAGCAGGTCAACGGCGTTCCGGCCCTACTCCTACGCCGCCACGGGGGGCGACTGGGCGGAGGCGCCGTCCGCCCGGGGCAATGGGGTTGCCGCCCGCTCAAGCAACCTCCGCGCCGTCAGGAAGAGACCT CTTGTTACAAGATTAACCAGAGACATCATCCAAACATTTCAAAAATGCAATCCTGGGTTTAATTACTCAGACTTGCTAAATCCCAAGCGCTTTCTCACCAATCCTTCAGTCGCAGCTCACAACGATGGCCTTGATAATGCCAATTCTGACCTCATCATGTATGTCAACTTGGAGTTGGTTGATAAGAAGTCAGACCGGAG GTACGTTGTCCAAGAAATGCTTGGCCAAGGTACATTTGGGCAGGTTGCTAAATGCTGGGATGCAGAAACCAACAGCTATGTTGCGGTGAAAGTTATCAAAAACCAGCCTGCCTTTTATCAGCAGGCTATCATGGAGGTCTCACTGTTAAGCATG CTAAATGAAAGATTTGATCCTGATGATCAACACCACATTGTCCGGATGCTGGATTTTTTCCCATGGAAAAATCATTTGTGCATCGCGTTTGAAATGCTTGGTCATAACCT GTATGAGTTGTTGAAAAAGAACAGCTTAAGAGGTTTACAACTGAAATATGTCCGTACTTTCTCAAGACAG ATATTGGATGCATTGGTTGTCATGAAAGGAGCTGGCATAATTCATTGTGATCTAAAACCAGAAAATATCCTTATAACTCCAAA TGTAAAATCAGCAGCTGGAGTTAAAGTAATTGATTTTGGATCAGCATGCATGGAGGGCAAAACAATATATTCATATATTCAG AGCCGTTATTACAGGTCACCTGAAGTGCTTCTTGGTTATCC ATATACTACTGCCATCGATATGTGGTCCTTTGGCTGCATAGTTGCTGAACTGTATATAGGGTTGCCCTTATTTCCTGGAGCATCAGAATACGATGTCCTTAGCCGCATGATTGAGATTATCGG TGGGCAACCACCTGATGATCTGCTAAGGGAGGCTAAAAACACCAGGAAGTTTTTTAAACATGTTGGAAGCATTTATCCTGGTAATGGAGCACATGGTAGTCTTGGCAGTGCATACAGAATACTAACAGAAGACGAGGTTGAAGCa AGGGATTCGAAAAAGCCAAAAGTAGGGAAATGGTATTTCCCTCGTGGAAGGCTTGAGAGACTCATATTTGCATACCCTTGGAAGAATTTAAATGAGGGTGATCTACCAG AGGCAGAAAAGGCAGATTGCTTAGCATTGGTTGATTTCTTGAGAGGACTTGTTGAGTTTGATCCTAATAAGCGGTGGTCACCGTTGCAG GCTTCTTATCATCCATTCATAACTGGTGAAGCCTTCACTGGCCCTTATGAGCCTTTCCGGGAGACCCCAGTAATT CCTGTTGGTCGTGCAGCAGCAGTCGATCACAATCCTGGAGGAGGTCACTGGCTAGCGGCTGGCCTTTCCCCGCAGGTT GTTGGAAGCATTAACAGGTCCCTACCATTCAATAACGTTTTCCCGCCAAAGATTCCCTTATCATATGGAAGCAGCTATGGCAGCTTGGGTAGCCATGGTAGCTTTAATGATAATGTAGGTCTTGCAAGCAGCTACGGAAGCTATGATACCCATAACGTCAACATGTATAATTCACCGCTAGGTCCTTCTGGATTTAATTTACAGTCACAAGCTGGAGGAACATTTCTAGGGTTCAGTCCAGATATTAGAAGAAGGCATCATCTCTCTCATGGTGGTGGCATTCGATCAAGTCCTGGGGGTCCAGGGCCTATGTCTCTTGGGGCCAGTCCATCGCAATTTACTCCTCCAAATTCCCAGATGCACATCCCAACTAGCGCTACTGCTAAGTATGCCACTTCTCCTGCAAGGGGCAGTCATGGCTCCTCAATAGGAAAAGCCGCTGTGGCAGGCCAATACAATAGGAGAAGGAATCTGGGTCACCCACCTATGTCAATGCCACCACATGAGTACACATCTCAGCCCATCCAGGGACATCATGGAAATGGTGCCAGTTCAGCCTTTGCTCGAGGATATTCTAGCCATTCATATGGTGCACTTCCTAATTCTGGTCATTATAATTGGAGGCCGCAAGTAGGCACCAGCACTGGTGTATCCACAAACTCTTCTTCCAGTCATGGTTATGTTCAACCATCCAATTACAATGATTTCCGTCCTTTGCACTCATCCACCATGCCAGCCGATACGTTGGCCTCCACTTCATCAGTACCAGATCCAGCTGATTGGGATCCCAACTATAG CGATGAGTCACTCCTTCAAGAAGATAATTCACTGTCAGCTGAGTTAGGCAGTCTTCACCTGAGAGATGCAAGTGGTCAAACAATCGGGTCTAGCAGATTGCTTGATATCCAAAGCCATGAAATTGCAAGCTCAAATCCTTCATCCATGAATCACAG TGGCCGCCCATTTCATGCACCGTCTCTCAGAGAGAGTGGCCATTCCACAGGTCACATGACCTATGATAGTTACAACCATGCAAATTATTCTCAGCCAAGTTTCCCTGGTCGTCATGGACAACCATTTCAGCGCTACAACCACATAAACTCCACCTCTATACGCCCGATGGGGAATCTCCAAAATGGCCGATCTGTCTGGTCTAATTATAGCATGGCAGAATCTCCACCTCCAATAGTTGAAGGGATGCCCTGGG GAGAAAGGGCTGGTCACTCTTTTGGAACAAGTGGACTGCCACCGCCCTTTGGAAGAAAGGATCTCGGGAGGATCTTCTAG
- the LOC127306528 gene encoding dual specificity protein kinase YAK1 homolog isoform X2: MEESGRGKEAAAAAPWAPSRSTAFRPYSYAATGGDWAEAPSARGNGVAARSSNLRAVRKRPLVTRLTRDIIQTFQKCNPGFNYSDLLNPKRFLTNPSVAAHNDGLDNANSDLIMYVNLELVDKKSDRRYVVQEMLGQGTFGQVAKCWDAETNSYVAVKVIKNQPAFYQQAIMEVSLLSMLNERFDPDDQHHIVRMLDFFPWKNHLCIAFEMLGHNLYELLKKNSLRGLQLKYVRTFSRQILDALVVMKGAGIIHCDLKPENILITPNVKSAAGVKVIDFGSACMEGKTIYSYIQSRYYRSPEVLLGYPYTTAIDMWSFGCIVAELYIGLPLFPGASEYDVLSRMIEIIGGQPPDDLLREAKNTRKFFKHVGSIYPGNGAHGSLGSAYRILTEDEVEARDSKKPKVGKWYFPRGRLERLIFAYPWKNLNEGDLPEAEKADCLALVDFLRGLVEFDPNKRWSPLQASYHPFITGEAFTGPYEPFRETPVIPVGRAAAVDHNPGGGHWLAAGLSPQVGSINRSLPFNNVFPPKIPLSYGSSYGSLGSHGSFNDNVGLASSYGSYDTHNVNMYNSPLGPSGFNLQSQAGGTFLGFSPDIRRRHHLSHGGGIRSSPGGPGPMSLGASPSQFTPPNSQMHIPTSATAKYATSPARGSHGSSIGKAAVAGQYNRRRNLGHPPMSMPPHEYTSQPIQGHHGNGASSAFARGYSSHSYGALPNSGHYNWRPQVGTSTGVSTNSSSSHGYVQPSNYNDFRPLHSSTMPADTLASTSSVPDPADWDPNYSDESLLQEDNSLSAELGSLHLRDASGQTIGSSRLLDIQSHEIASSNPSSMNHRSGRPFHAPSLRESGHSTGHMTYDSYNHANYSQPSFPGRHGQPFQRYNHINSTSIRPMGNLQNGRSVWSNYSMAESPPPIVEGMPWGERAGHSFGTSGLPPPFGRKDLGRIF, from the exons ATGGAGGAGTCTGGGAGggggaaggaggcggcggcggcggcgccgtggGCGCCGAGCAGGTCAACGGCGTTCCGGCCCTACTCCTACGCCGCCACGGGGGGCGACTGGGCGGAGGCGCCGTCCGCCCGGGGCAATGGGGTTGCCGCCCGCTCAAGCAACCTCCGCGCCGTCAGGAAGAGACCT CTTGTTACAAGATTAACCAGAGACATCATCCAAACATTTCAAAAATGCAATCCTGGGTTTAATTACTCAGACTTGCTAAATCCCAAGCGCTTTCTCACCAATCCTTCAGTCGCAGCTCACAACGATGGCCTTGATAATGCCAATTCTGACCTCATCATGTATGTCAACTTGGAGTTGGTTGATAAGAAGTCAGACCGGAG GTACGTTGTCCAAGAAATGCTTGGCCAAGGTACATTTGGGCAGGTTGCTAAATGCTGGGATGCAGAAACCAACAGCTATGTTGCGGTGAAAGTTATCAAAAACCAGCCTGCCTTTTATCAGCAGGCTATCATGGAGGTCTCACTGTTAAGCATG CTAAATGAAAGATTTGATCCTGATGATCAACACCACATTGTCCGGATGCTGGATTTTTTCCCATGGAAAAATCATTTGTGCATCGCGTTTGAAATGCTTGGTCATAACCT GTATGAGTTGTTGAAAAAGAACAGCTTAAGAGGTTTACAACTGAAATATGTCCGTACTTTCTCAAGACAG ATATTGGATGCATTGGTTGTCATGAAAGGAGCTGGCATAATTCATTGTGATCTAAAACCAGAAAATATCCTTATAACTCCAAA TGTAAAATCAGCAGCTGGAGTTAAAGTAATTGATTTTGGATCAGCATGCATGGAGGGCAAAACAATATATTCATATATTCAG AGCCGTTATTACAGGTCACCTGAAGTGCTTCTTGGTTATCC ATATACTACTGCCATCGATATGTGGTCCTTTGGCTGCATAGTTGCTGAACTGTATATAGGGTTGCCCTTATTTCCTGGAGCATCAGAATACGATGTCCTTAGCCGCATGATTGAGATTATCGG TGGGCAACCACCTGATGATCTGCTAAGGGAGGCTAAAAACACCAGGAAGTTTTTTAAACATGTTGGAAGCATTTATCCTGGTAATGGAGCACATGGTAGTCTTGGCAGTGCATACAGAATACTAACAGAAGACGAGGTTGAAGCa AGGGATTCGAAAAAGCCAAAAGTAGGGAAATGGTATTTCCCTCGTGGAAGGCTTGAGAGACTCATATTTGCATACCCTTGGAAGAATTTAAATGAGGGTGATCTACCAG AGGCAGAAAAGGCAGATTGCTTAGCATTGGTTGATTTCTTGAGAGGACTTGTTGAGTTTGATCCTAATAAGCGGTGGTCACCGTTGCAG GCTTCTTATCATCCATTCATAACTGGTGAAGCCTTCACTGGCCCTTATGAGCCTTTCCGGGAGACCCCAGTAATT CCTGTTGGTCGTGCAGCAGCAGTCGATCACAATCCTGGAGGAGGTCACTGGCTAGCGGCTGGCCTTTCCCCGCAG GTTGGAAGCATTAACAGGTCCCTACCATTCAATAACGTTTTCCCGCCAAAGATTCCCTTATCATATGGAAGCAGCTATGGCAGCTTGGGTAGCCATGGTAGCTTTAATGATAATGTAGGTCTTGCAAGCAGCTACGGAAGCTATGATACCCATAACGTCAACATGTATAATTCACCGCTAGGTCCTTCTGGATTTAATTTACAGTCACAAGCTGGAGGAACATTTCTAGGGTTCAGTCCAGATATTAGAAGAAGGCATCATCTCTCTCATGGTGGTGGCATTCGATCAAGTCCTGGGGGTCCAGGGCCTATGTCTCTTGGGGCCAGTCCATCGCAATTTACTCCTCCAAATTCCCAGATGCACATCCCAACTAGCGCTACTGCTAAGTATGCCACTTCTCCTGCAAGGGGCAGTCATGGCTCCTCAATAGGAAAAGCCGCTGTGGCAGGCCAATACAATAGGAGAAGGAATCTGGGTCACCCACCTATGTCAATGCCACCACATGAGTACACATCTCAGCCCATCCAGGGACATCATGGAAATGGTGCCAGTTCAGCCTTTGCTCGAGGATATTCTAGCCATTCATATGGTGCACTTCCTAATTCTGGTCATTATAATTGGAGGCCGCAAGTAGGCACCAGCACTGGTGTATCCACAAACTCTTCTTCCAGTCATGGTTATGTTCAACCATCCAATTACAATGATTTCCGTCCTTTGCACTCATCCACCATGCCAGCCGATACGTTGGCCTCCACTTCATCAGTACCAGATCCAGCTGATTGGGATCCCAACTATAG CGATGAGTCACTCCTTCAAGAAGATAATTCACTGTCAGCTGAGTTAGGCAGTCTTCACCTGAGAGATGCAAGTGGTCAAACAATCGGGTCTAGCAGATTGCTTGATATCCAAAGCCATGAAATTGCAAGCTCAAATCCTTCATCCATGAATCACAG AAGTGGCCGCCCATTTCATGCACCGTCTCTCAGAGAGAGTGGCCATTCCACAGGTCACATGACCTATGATAGTTACAACCATGCAAATTATTCTCAGCCAAGTTTCCCTGGTCGTCATGGACAACCATTTCAGCGCTACAACCACATAAACTCCACCTCTATACGCCCGATGGGGAATCTCCAAAATGGCCGATCTGTCTGGTCTAATTATAGCATGGCAGAATCTCCACCTCCAATAGTTGAAGGGATGCCCTGGG GAGAAAGGGCTGGTCACTCTTTTGGAACAAGTGGACTGCCACCGCCCTTTGGAAGAAAGGATCTCGGGAGGATCTTCTAG
- the LOC127306528 gene encoding dual specificity protein kinase YAK1 homolog isoform X1 — protein MEESGRGKEAAAAAPWAPSRSTAFRPYSYAATGGDWAEAPSARGNGVAARSSNLRAVRKRPLVTRLTRDIIQTFQKCNPGFNYSDLLNPKRFLTNPSVAAHNDGLDNANSDLIMYVNLELVDKKSDRRYVVQEMLGQGTFGQVAKCWDAETNSYVAVKVIKNQPAFYQQAIMEVSLLSMLNERFDPDDQHHIVRMLDFFPWKNHLCIAFEMLGHNLYELLKKNSLRGLQLKYVRTFSRQILDALVVMKGAGIIHCDLKPENILITPNVKSAAGVKVIDFGSACMEGKTIYSYIQSRYYRSPEVLLGYPYTTAIDMWSFGCIVAELYIGLPLFPGASEYDVLSRMIEIIGGQPPDDLLREAKNTRKFFKHVGSIYPGNGAHGSLGSAYRILTEDEVEARDSKKPKVGKWYFPRGRLERLIFAYPWKNLNEGDLPEAEKADCLALVDFLRGLVEFDPNKRWSPLQASYHPFITGEAFTGPYEPFRETPVIPVGRAAAVDHNPGGGHWLAAGLSPQVVGSINRSLPFNNVFPPKIPLSYGSSYGSLGSHGSFNDNVGLASSYGSYDTHNVNMYNSPLGPSGFNLQSQAGGTFLGFSPDIRRRHHLSHGGGIRSSPGGPGPMSLGASPSQFTPPNSQMHIPTSATAKYATSPARGSHGSSIGKAAVAGQYNRRRNLGHPPMSMPPHEYTSQPIQGHHGNGASSAFARGYSSHSYGALPNSGHYNWRPQVGTSTGVSTNSSSSHGYVQPSNYNDFRPLHSSTMPADTLASTSSVPDPADWDPNYSDESLLQEDNSLSAELGSLHLRDASGQTIGSSRLLDIQSHEIASSNPSSMNHRSGRPFHAPSLRESGHSTGHMTYDSYNHANYSQPSFPGRHGQPFQRYNHINSTSIRPMGNLQNGRSVWSNYSMAESPPPIVEGMPWGERAGHSFGTSGLPPPFGRKDLGRIF, from the exons ATGGAGGAGTCTGGGAGggggaaggaggcggcggcggcggcgccgtggGCGCCGAGCAGGTCAACGGCGTTCCGGCCCTACTCCTACGCCGCCACGGGGGGCGACTGGGCGGAGGCGCCGTCCGCCCGGGGCAATGGGGTTGCCGCCCGCTCAAGCAACCTCCGCGCCGTCAGGAAGAGACCT CTTGTTACAAGATTAACCAGAGACATCATCCAAACATTTCAAAAATGCAATCCTGGGTTTAATTACTCAGACTTGCTAAATCCCAAGCGCTTTCTCACCAATCCTTCAGTCGCAGCTCACAACGATGGCCTTGATAATGCCAATTCTGACCTCATCATGTATGTCAACTTGGAGTTGGTTGATAAGAAGTCAGACCGGAG GTACGTTGTCCAAGAAATGCTTGGCCAAGGTACATTTGGGCAGGTTGCTAAATGCTGGGATGCAGAAACCAACAGCTATGTTGCGGTGAAAGTTATCAAAAACCAGCCTGCCTTTTATCAGCAGGCTATCATGGAGGTCTCACTGTTAAGCATG CTAAATGAAAGATTTGATCCTGATGATCAACACCACATTGTCCGGATGCTGGATTTTTTCCCATGGAAAAATCATTTGTGCATCGCGTTTGAAATGCTTGGTCATAACCT GTATGAGTTGTTGAAAAAGAACAGCTTAAGAGGTTTACAACTGAAATATGTCCGTACTTTCTCAAGACAG ATATTGGATGCATTGGTTGTCATGAAAGGAGCTGGCATAATTCATTGTGATCTAAAACCAGAAAATATCCTTATAACTCCAAA TGTAAAATCAGCAGCTGGAGTTAAAGTAATTGATTTTGGATCAGCATGCATGGAGGGCAAAACAATATATTCATATATTCAG AGCCGTTATTACAGGTCACCTGAAGTGCTTCTTGGTTATCC ATATACTACTGCCATCGATATGTGGTCCTTTGGCTGCATAGTTGCTGAACTGTATATAGGGTTGCCCTTATTTCCTGGAGCATCAGAATACGATGTCCTTAGCCGCATGATTGAGATTATCGG TGGGCAACCACCTGATGATCTGCTAAGGGAGGCTAAAAACACCAGGAAGTTTTTTAAACATGTTGGAAGCATTTATCCTGGTAATGGAGCACATGGTAGTCTTGGCAGTGCATACAGAATACTAACAGAAGACGAGGTTGAAGCa AGGGATTCGAAAAAGCCAAAAGTAGGGAAATGGTATTTCCCTCGTGGAAGGCTTGAGAGACTCATATTTGCATACCCTTGGAAGAATTTAAATGAGGGTGATCTACCAG AGGCAGAAAAGGCAGATTGCTTAGCATTGGTTGATTTCTTGAGAGGACTTGTTGAGTTTGATCCTAATAAGCGGTGGTCACCGTTGCAG GCTTCTTATCATCCATTCATAACTGGTGAAGCCTTCACTGGCCCTTATGAGCCTTTCCGGGAGACCCCAGTAATT CCTGTTGGTCGTGCAGCAGCAGTCGATCACAATCCTGGAGGAGGTCACTGGCTAGCGGCTGGCCTTTCCCCGCAGGTT GTTGGAAGCATTAACAGGTCCCTACCATTCAATAACGTTTTCCCGCCAAAGATTCCCTTATCATATGGAAGCAGCTATGGCAGCTTGGGTAGCCATGGTAGCTTTAATGATAATGTAGGTCTTGCAAGCAGCTACGGAAGCTATGATACCCATAACGTCAACATGTATAATTCACCGCTAGGTCCTTCTGGATTTAATTTACAGTCACAAGCTGGAGGAACATTTCTAGGGTTCAGTCCAGATATTAGAAGAAGGCATCATCTCTCTCATGGTGGTGGCATTCGATCAAGTCCTGGGGGTCCAGGGCCTATGTCTCTTGGGGCCAGTCCATCGCAATTTACTCCTCCAAATTCCCAGATGCACATCCCAACTAGCGCTACTGCTAAGTATGCCACTTCTCCTGCAAGGGGCAGTCATGGCTCCTCAATAGGAAAAGCCGCTGTGGCAGGCCAATACAATAGGAGAAGGAATCTGGGTCACCCACCTATGTCAATGCCACCACATGAGTACACATCTCAGCCCATCCAGGGACATCATGGAAATGGTGCCAGTTCAGCCTTTGCTCGAGGATATTCTAGCCATTCATATGGTGCACTTCCTAATTCTGGTCATTATAATTGGAGGCCGCAAGTAGGCACCAGCACTGGTGTATCCACAAACTCTTCTTCCAGTCATGGTTATGTTCAACCATCCAATTACAATGATTTCCGTCCTTTGCACTCATCCACCATGCCAGCCGATACGTTGGCCTCCACTTCATCAGTACCAGATCCAGCTGATTGGGATCCCAACTATAG CGATGAGTCACTCCTTCAAGAAGATAATTCACTGTCAGCTGAGTTAGGCAGTCTTCACCTGAGAGATGCAAGTGGTCAAACAATCGGGTCTAGCAGATTGCTTGATATCCAAAGCCATGAAATTGCAAGCTCAAATCCTTCATCCATGAATCACAG AAGTGGCCGCCCATTTCATGCACCGTCTCTCAGAGAGAGTGGCCATTCCACAGGTCACATGACCTATGATAGTTACAACCATGCAAATTATTCTCAGCCAAGTTTCCCTGGTCGTCATGGACAACCATTTCAGCGCTACAACCACATAAACTCCACCTCTATACGCCCGATGGGGAATCTCCAAAATGGCCGATCTGTCTGGTCTAATTATAGCATGGCAGAATCTCCACCTCCAATAGTTGAAGGGATGCCCTGGG GAGAAAGGGCTGGTCACTCTTTTGGAACAAGTGGACTGCCACCGCCCTTTGGAAGAAAGGATCTCGGGAGGATCTTCTAG
- the LOC127306528 gene encoding dual specificity protein kinase YAK1 homolog isoform X4 yields the protein MEESGRGKEAAAAAPWAPSRSTAFRPYSYAATGGDWAEAPSARGNGVAARSSNLRAVRKRPLVTRLTRDIIQTFQKCNPGFNYSDLLNPKRFLTNPSVAAHNDGLDNANSDLIMYVNLELVDKKSDRRYVVQEMLGQGTFGQVAKCWDAETNSYVAVKVIKNQPAFYQQAIMEVSLLSMLNERFDPDDQHHIVRMLDFFPWKNHLCIAFEMLGHNLYELLKKNSLRGLQLKYVRTFSRQILDALVVMKGAGIIHCDLKPENILITPNVKSAAGVKVIDFGSACMEGKTIYSYIQSRYYRSPEVLLGYPYTTAIDMWSFGCIVAELYIGLPLFPGASEYDVLSRMIEIIGGQPPDDLLREAKNTRKFFKHVGSIYPGNGAHGSLGSAYRILTEDEVEARDSKKPKVGKWYFPRGRLERLIFAYPWKNLNEGDLPEAEKADCLALVDFLRGLVEFDPNKRWSPLQASYHPFITGEAFTGPYEPFRETPVIPVGRAAAVDHNPGGGHWLAAGLSPQVVSWKH from the exons ATGGAGGAGTCTGGGAGggggaaggaggcggcggcggcggcgccgtggGCGCCGAGCAGGTCAACGGCGTTCCGGCCCTACTCCTACGCCGCCACGGGGGGCGACTGGGCGGAGGCGCCGTCCGCCCGGGGCAATGGGGTTGCCGCCCGCTCAAGCAACCTCCGCGCCGTCAGGAAGAGACCT CTTGTTACAAGATTAACCAGAGACATCATCCAAACATTTCAAAAATGCAATCCTGGGTTTAATTACTCAGACTTGCTAAATCCCAAGCGCTTTCTCACCAATCCTTCAGTCGCAGCTCACAACGATGGCCTTGATAATGCCAATTCTGACCTCATCATGTATGTCAACTTGGAGTTGGTTGATAAGAAGTCAGACCGGAG GTACGTTGTCCAAGAAATGCTTGGCCAAGGTACATTTGGGCAGGTTGCTAAATGCTGGGATGCAGAAACCAACAGCTATGTTGCGGTGAAAGTTATCAAAAACCAGCCTGCCTTTTATCAGCAGGCTATCATGGAGGTCTCACTGTTAAGCATG CTAAATGAAAGATTTGATCCTGATGATCAACACCACATTGTCCGGATGCTGGATTTTTTCCCATGGAAAAATCATTTGTGCATCGCGTTTGAAATGCTTGGTCATAACCT GTATGAGTTGTTGAAAAAGAACAGCTTAAGAGGTTTACAACTGAAATATGTCCGTACTTTCTCAAGACAG ATATTGGATGCATTGGTTGTCATGAAAGGAGCTGGCATAATTCATTGTGATCTAAAACCAGAAAATATCCTTATAACTCCAAA TGTAAAATCAGCAGCTGGAGTTAAAGTAATTGATTTTGGATCAGCATGCATGGAGGGCAAAACAATATATTCATATATTCAG AGCCGTTATTACAGGTCACCTGAAGTGCTTCTTGGTTATCC ATATACTACTGCCATCGATATGTGGTCCTTTGGCTGCATAGTTGCTGAACTGTATATAGGGTTGCCCTTATTTCCTGGAGCATCAGAATACGATGTCCTTAGCCGCATGATTGAGATTATCGG TGGGCAACCACCTGATGATCTGCTAAGGGAGGCTAAAAACACCAGGAAGTTTTTTAAACATGTTGGAAGCATTTATCCTGGTAATGGAGCACATGGTAGTCTTGGCAGTGCATACAGAATACTAACAGAAGACGAGGTTGAAGCa AGGGATTCGAAAAAGCCAAAAGTAGGGAAATGGTATTTCCCTCGTGGAAGGCTTGAGAGACTCATATTTGCATACCCTTGGAAGAATTTAAATGAGGGTGATCTACCAG AGGCAGAAAAGGCAGATTGCTTAGCATTGGTTGATTTCTTGAGAGGACTTGTTGAGTTTGATCCTAATAAGCGGTGGTCACCGTTGCAG GCTTCTTATCATCCATTCATAACTGGTGAAGCCTTCACTGGCCCTTATGAGCCTTTCCGGGAGACCCCAGTAATT CCTGTTGGTCGTGCAGCAGCAGTCGATCACAATCCTGGAGGAGGTCACTGGCTAGCGGCTGGCCTTTCCCCGCAGGTTGTAA GTTGGAAGCATTAA